In the Advenella kashmirensis WT001 genome, one interval contains:
- a CDS encoding NADPH-dependent assimilatory sulfite reductase hemoprotein subunit → MDEKVQSTDTDTLEPILGKSYLPRKFKTTVIIPPQNDVDLHANDLNFVAIEQAGSLIGFNVLIGGGLSMEHGNTATFPTTAYEFGFIPLEKTLDTAAAVVMAQRDLGNRSDRKAAKTRYTILRVGLEAFKEQVEQRMGFAFEPIRPYEFTDRGDRIGWVHGIDKKWHLTLFIENGRVLDYPGRPLKTGLREIAKIHKGDFRLTANQNLIVANVDAADKDVIEKLARDHGLINDNVTVQRENSMACVALPTCPLAMAEAERFLPSFIDKMDAIMARHGLQDDFIVTRVTGCPNGCGRAMLAEVGLVGKAVGRYNLHLGGNRVGTRIPRLYKENITEEQILDILDEQIGHWAAGRQDQEGFGDYLIRTGFIKPVVNPSVDFHDASKVPDAAAIV, encoded by the coding sequence ATGGATGAAAAAGTGCAAAGCACCGATACCGATACCCTTGAGCCGATTCTGGGTAAAAGCTATCTGCCGCGCAAATTCAAAACTACGGTGATCATACCGCCGCAGAACGATGTGGACTTGCATGCCAATGATCTGAATTTCGTTGCGATAGAGCAGGCAGGCAGCCTGATCGGATTCAATGTGCTGATCGGTGGTGGTCTGTCCATGGAGCACGGCAACACCGCGACCTTTCCCACCACGGCGTATGAGTTCGGTTTCATTCCCCTGGAGAAAACGCTGGACACCGCCGCAGCGGTCGTAATGGCGCAACGCGACCTGGGTAATCGCAGCGACCGGAAAGCGGCCAAAACACGCTACACGATTTTGCGTGTGGGTCTGGAGGCATTCAAGGAGCAAGTGGAGCAACGCATGGGCTTTGCTTTTGAGCCGATCCGCCCCTATGAATTTACCGATAGAGGAGACAGGATCGGCTGGGTTCACGGCATTGATAAAAAATGGCATCTGACGCTGTTCATTGAAAACGGACGCGTACTGGACTATCCTGGCCGGCCGCTGAAAACCGGCTTGCGTGAGATTGCGAAAATTCACAAAGGTGATTTTCGTCTGACGGCGAACCAGAATCTGATCGTGGCCAACGTGGATGCGGCAGACAAGGACGTGATAGAAAAACTGGCCCGCGACCATGGCCTGATCAACGACAACGTAACTGTCCAGCGGGAAAATTCAATGGCTTGTGTGGCCTTGCCCACCTGTCCGCTGGCCATGGCAGAGGCTGAGCGCTTCCTGCCGTCTTTTATTGACAAGATGGATGCCATCATGGCGCGGCATGGCTTGCAGGATGACTTTATTGTCACGCGCGTGACGGGCTGTCCGAATGGCTGTGGCAGAGCCATGCTTGCCGAGGTGGGACTGGTCGGTAAGGCGGTCGGGCGCTATAACCTGCACCTGGGAGGCAATCGCGTAGGAACTCGTATTCCAAGGCTATACAAGGAAAATATTACCGAAGAACAGATTCTGGACATCCTGGATGAACAGATCGGTCATTGGGCTGCCGGACGGCAGGATCAGGAAGGTTTTGGCGATTATCTGATTCGTACCGGTTTTATCAAGCCGGTAGTGAATCCGTCAGTAGACTTTCATGATGCCAGCAAGGTGCCCGACGCTGCAGCAATCGTTTAA
- the proB gene encoding glutamate 5-kinase, with translation MSDFVSSVATARRIVVKVGSSLLTNNGQGLDPQAIGEWSSQIATLCRQNKQVILVSSGAIAEGMARLKWKTRPKAMSELQAAAAVGQMGLIQAYESAFAAHNMRAAQILLTHEDLTDRLRYLNARSTIFKLLELGVIPIVNENDTVVTDEIRLGDNDTLGAVVSNLIEADALIILTDQRGLYDSDPRNNPDARFIHLATAGDPALQKMAGGAGSHIGTGGMLTKVLAAQRAASSGATTIIASGREERVLERLGQGEAIGTELRASPSLRSARKQWMADHLRLPGKLVLDEGACKALVDQGKSLLAVGVTDVIGEFERGDVVACTDQQHREIARGLTNYSSAETRRIMRHPTREIESILGNCRDEELIHRNNMVLVHPPQNTTSDASQI, from the coding sequence ATGAGCGATTTCGTTTCTTCAGTGGCCACGGCAAGGCGTATCGTCGTCAAAGTGGGCTCATCCCTGCTTACCAACAATGGTCAGGGCCTGGACCCGCAGGCCATCGGAGAATGGTCATCGCAAATCGCCACCCTGTGTCGCCAGAACAAGCAAGTGATTCTGGTGTCCAGCGGCGCCATTGCCGAAGGCATGGCGCGCCTGAAGTGGAAAACCCGTCCCAAAGCCATGAGCGAGCTGCAGGCTGCTGCCGCGGTGGGCCAGATGGGTCTGATCCAGGCCTATGAATCAGCTTTCGCTGCGCACAATATGCGCGCGGCGCAAATCCTGCTGACCCACGAAGATTTGACCGATCGCCTGCGCTATCTGAATGCGCGCTCGACCATCTTTAAACTGCTCGAACTGGGTGTGATCCCGATCGTCAATGAAAACGATACGGTGGTCACGGACGAAATCCGCCTGGGGGACAACGACACGCTGGGCGCCGTAGTCAGCAATCTGATCGAAGCGGACGCGCTGATCATTCTGACGGATCAGCGCGGGCTATACGACAGCGACCCGCGTAACAACCCCGACGCCCGCTTTATCCATCTGGCCACGGCCGGTGATCCGGCGCTGCAGAAAATGGCCGGGGGTGCCGGCAGCCATATCGGCACTGGCGGCATGCTGACCAAGGTTCTGGCCGCTCAACGGGCCGCCAGTAGCGGCGCTACCACCATTATCGCGTCCGGCCGCGAGGAGCGCGTCCTGGAGCGACTGGGCCAGGGCGAAGCCATCGGCACCGAATTGCGTGCCTCGCCGTCTTTGCGCTCTGCACGCAAGCAATGGATGGCCGACCATTTGCGCCTGCCCGGCAAGCTGGTGCTGGACGAAGGTGCATGCAAAGCGCTGGTCGACCAGGGTAAAAGCCTGCTGGCTGTCGGCGTGACCGATGTCATCGGTGAATTTGAGCGCGGCGATGTCGTGGCCTGCACCGATCAGCAGCATCGTGAAATTGCGCGCGGACTCACCAATTATTCTTCGGCCGAAACCCGCCGGATCATGCGACACCCGACCCGTGAAATCGAAAGCATTCTTGGCAATTGCCGCGACGAAGAACTGATCCACCGCAATAACATGGTGCTCGTTCACCCGCCGCAAAATACCACTTCCGATGCTTCCCAAATTTAA
- a CDS encoding TetR/AcrR family transcriptional regulator codes for MVRRTRAETEETRAMLLTTARKVFTERGFADTSMDELTAQANLTRGALYHHFGDKKGLLAAVVEQIDAETDARLRVISESAQDPWEGFNNRCRAYLEMALEPEMQRIVLRDAKAVLGGPSPDSRRHCLNTMQQLIENLMQRELVVKTDPAVLTALIYGGLAEAAVWIAQAEDGQGRLKQAKDTLQLLLQGLLIRHSPTTPNIVHREDSYSDTDISVLLLT; via the coding sequence ATGGTCCGTCGAACCCGCGCCGAAACGGAAGAAACGCGCGCTATGCTGCTGACGACGGCAAGAAAGGTTTTCACAGAGCGTGGCTTTGCCGACACGTCGATGGACGAGCTCACGGCGCAGGCAAACCTGACCCGCGGCGCACTCTATCATCATTTTGGCGACAAAAAAGGGTTACTCGCAGCAGTGGTGGAACAGATCGATGCCGAGACCGATGCCCGCCTGCGAGTCATTTCTGAGTCGGCCCAGGACCCATGGGAAGGATTTAACAATCGCTGCCGCGCCTATCTGGAAATGGCGCTGGAGCCCGAAATGCAGCGCATTGTGCTGCGCGATGCCAAAGCGGTGCTGGGTGGCCCTTCGCCTGACTCGCGCCGCCATTGTCTGAACACGATGCAGCAATTGATCGAAAACCTGATGCAAAGGGAGCTTGTGGTCAAAACCGACCCGGCAGTGCTGACTGCACTCATTTACGGCGGCCTAGCCGAAGCTGCCGTCTGGATCGCACAAGCCGAGGACGGCCAGGGGCGATTAAAGCAGGCCAAGGACACCTTGCAATTGCTGCTTCAAGGCCTGTTGATCAGGCATAGCCCAACAACACCCAATATAGTGCACCGGGAAGATTCATATTCCGATACCGATATTAGTGTCCTATTACTGACCTGA
- a CDS encoding MFS transporter translates to MNASPTFSSPAGARHPWLAVVAVGLATFSVVTTEMLPVGLLTPIAQTLDTSAGTAGLMISLPALLAALFAPLVVMAAGGTDRRRILCGLLALLVIANIAGALAPSMSWMLAARILVGFCIGGIWAIAAGLARRLVAEHAVGLATSIIFGGVAAASVLGVPLGALVGQMWGWRWAFGGMAVLSGLVLALHLVVIPALPVAGSASVRQFGVQLANRQLQVGLVLTLLLVASHFMAFTFVRPLLLSVSGFDVQWLGGLLFAYGMAGIVGNFLMGILAARYTEQTLLAIALGLLLTPVLFLLVGGSPMGGGMTLLFWGLAYGGVSVGLMTWMMKVAAGAVEAATALYVGAFNVGIALGAWLGGQMVDWLGLSANLRLAGAFAAAAVLVCFAIGLRQYKAVTGRKQVHVMPD, encoded by the coding sequence ATGAACGCCTCGCCAACTTTTTCTTCACCCGCGGGTGCCCGGCATCCCTGGCTGGCAGTCGTCGCTGTAGGCCTTGCGACCTTCAGCGTGGTGACGACCGAGATGCTGCCGGTCGGCTTGCTGACGCCGATTGCCCAGACGCTGGATACCTCTGCCGGAACAGCCGGCTTAATGATTTCGCTGCCCGCACTGCTGGCCGCGCTATTTGCGCCGCTGGTGGTCATGGCGGCCGGCGGTACGGATCGGCGCCGGATATTGTGCGGGTTGCTGGCTTTGCTGGTGATTGCCAATATTGCAGGGGCGCTGGCCCCCAGCATGTCGTGGATGCTGGCAGCCCGCATTCTGGTCGGTTTCTGTATAGGTGGCATCTGGGCCATTGCTGCCGGCCTGGCACGTCGGCTTGTGGCTGAACATGCAGTCGGGTTGGCGACCTCAATCATCTTTGGCGGGGTTGCTGCGGCATCTGTGCTGGGTGTGCCGCTAGGCGCACTGGTCGGCCAGATGTGGGGCTGGCGCTGGGCTTTTGGTGGCATGGCAGTGCTAAGCGGGCTCGTGCTGGCGCTGCATCTTGTGGTCATTCCCGCATTGCCGGTGGCCGGTTCGGCATCGGTGCGTCAGTTTGGCGTGCAGCTTGCTAATCGTCAATTGCAAGTTGGCCTGGTTTTAACGCTGCTATTGGTGGCCAGTCACTTCATGGCCTTTACGTTCGTGCGCCCCTTGTTGCTGTCTGTTTCGGGTTTTGATGTGCAATGGCTTGGAGGATTGCTATTTGCTTACGGTATGGCGGGCATTGTCGGCAATTTTCTGATGGGCATTCTTGCTGCTCGCTATACGGAGCAGACGCTGCTGGCGATCGCGCTGGGACTGTTGCTTACGCCGGTTCTGTTTCTGCTTGTCGGGGGCTCTCCAATGGGGGGCGGCATGACGCTACTGTTTTGGGGACTGGCTTATGGCGGTGTGTCGGTGGGTCTGATGACCTGGATGATGAAAGTTGCAGCAGGCGCTGTAGAAGCGGCCACCGCACTGTACGTGGGCGCTTTCAATGTCGGTATTGCGCTGGGAGCCTGGCTGGGCGGTCAGATGGTCGATTGGCTTGGGCTGTCAGCCAATCTGCGGCTGGCAGGGGCATTCGCTGCGGCTGCTGTGCTCGTGTGTTTCGCAATAGGCCTGCGTCAGTACAAGGCCGTTACCGGCAGAAAGCAGGTTCATGTGATGCCGGACTGA
- a CDS encoding MFS transporter: protein MVNPYRELFAAPGATHFALAGLLARIALPMTGIGIITMLSQLRTSYALAGAVSATFVLTYALLSPQISRLVDRHGQSRMLPAATMISAIGMLVLLAASRWSAPDWILFAGALLSGFMPSISAMLRARWTAIYRGKPQLSAAYSLETVLDEATYIIGPALSVGLSVTAFPQAGPLAALVLLVLGIGALTLQHGTEPQVQLRSDTDGAGSVIRLANVRLLALLMVAMGIVVGTVDIVSVALSEQLGQPAAASLVLAAYAVGSFLAGLLFGAMKLTTPLHRLLLLGGLATAITTLPLMLADSIFALATTVLVAGLFFAPTMIVAMTLVERLVPEHQLTEGMTWLLAGLNVGVAFGAVASGQVVDAADALAGFAVALGAGFFVLLLSLLGYLRLRASGLCLSASEVA from the coding sequence ATGGTTAATCCGTATCGAGAACTGTTCGCTGCGCCTGGCGCCACGCACTTCGCTTTGGCAGGCCTGCTGGCGCGTATTGCGCTGCCCATGACTGGAATCGGCATCATCACCATGCTATCGCAACTGCGTACCAGCTATGCCTTGGCAGGTGCCGTGTCTGCTACGTTCGTATTGACCTACGCATTGTTGTCGCCACAGATTTCTCGCCTGGTAGACCGCCACGGACAAAGCCGGATGTTGCCCGCAGCGACAATGATCAGTGCTATTGGCATGCTGGTTTTGCTTGCCGCATCCCGTTGGTCGGCACCGGACTGGATTTTGTTCGCTGGTGCCTTGCTGTCCGGCTTCATGCCCAGTATTTCGGCGATGTTGCGGGCGCGATGGACGGCGATTTATCGCGGTAAGCCTCAATTAAGCGCCGCCTATTCCCTGGAGACGGTGCTTGATGAAGCCACCTATATTATCGGGCCTGCGTTGTCGGTTGGATTATCGGTAACGGCGTTTCCCCAGGCAGGCCCCTTGGCAGCGCTCGTGCTGCTTGTCCTTGGCATAGGGGCGCTGACCCTCCAGCATGGTACAGAACCGCAGGTTCAACTGCGGTCAGACACAGATGGCGCAGGGTCGGTCATCCGGTTGGCCAATGTGCGCCTGTTGGCGCTGCTGATGGTGGCAATGGGCATTGTCGTCGGCACCGTGGACATCGTGAGTGTGGCCCTCTCCGAGCAGTTGGGGCAACCGGCGGCGGCCAGCCTGGTACTGGCAGCTTATGCTGTCGGATCGTTTCTGGCGGGCCTGCTTTTTGGCGCAATGAAATTGACAACTCCCTTGCATCGCTTATTGCTGCTGGGCGGGCTGGCAACGGCCATAACCACGCTTCCCCTGATGCTGGCTGACAGTATTTTCGCACTGGCCACGACGGTATTGGTAGCTGGCTTGTTCTTCGCGCCAACGATGATTGTGGCGATGACGCTGGTGGAGCGTCTGGTACCGGAGCATCAACTGACAGAAGGAATGACTTGGCTGCTGGCGGGCCTGAATGTGGGCGTAGCGTTTGGCGCGGTTGCTTCGGGGCAGGTGGTGGATGCAGCAGACGCTTTGGCCGGTTTTGCGGTTGCGCTGGGTGCTGGGTTTTTTGTGTTGTTGCTGTCGCTTCTGGGGTATCTGCGACTGCGCGCATCTGGTCTGTGCCTGTCCGCATCCGAAGTCGCGTAG
- a CDS encoding helix-turn-helix domain-containing protein, whose protein sequence is MATRKHYESLPDLRAAAKLGTFAERLHFLRKIHHGMNQNELALELGVSQSTIANYEMGNRKVSPSAQIVSRLAVFFGVNSDWLINGTLPILPEKSFVPPEVAARDALFKSLTQKETAALIALTGKQRKELTAHIKSYLKNA, encoded by the coding sequence ATGGCTACTCGAAAACATTATGAATCCCTGCCCGACCTGCGCGCAGCGGCAAAACTGGGCACCTTCGCCGAGCGGCTGCACTTTCTTCGCAAAATTCATCACGGCATGAATCAAAACGAACTGGCGCTGGAACTCGGTGTGTCCCAAAGCACGATCGCCAATTATGAAATGGGGAATCGTAAAGTCAGCCCGTCTGCGCAAATTGTCAGCCGGCTGGCTGTATTCTTTGGCGTCAATTCCGATTGGCTGATCAACGGCACATTGCCCATTCTTCCCGAAAAAAGTTTCGTTCCTCCGGAAGTGGCCGCCCGCGACGCCTTATTCAAATCACTGACACAAAAGGAAACGGCTGCGCTTATTGCCCTTACCGGCAAACAGCGCAAAGAGCTGACAGCGCACATCAAGTCATACTTGAAAAATGCCTGA
- a CDS encoding assimilatory sulfite reductase (NADPH) hemoprotein subunit — translation MSDIKAPAGKLSDNERLKSNSKYLRGTIVEDLQDPLSGGFRGDNFNLIRFHGMYEQDDRDIRAERVEQKLEPLKNVMLRCRMPGGVITPAQWLGIDEFAASHTMYGSIRITNRQTFQYHGVLKQNIRPVHQWLHQLGLDSIATAGDVNRNVLCTSNPVESELHVQAWEWAKKISEHLLPKTQAYAEIWLDG, via the coding sequence ATGAGTGACATCAAGGCACCGGCAGGCAAGCTGTCGGATAACGAACGTCTGAAAAGCAACAGCAAATACCTGCGCGGCACCATCGTCGAGGATCTCCAGGATCCGTTGAGCGGCGGCTTTCGCGGCGATAATTTCAACCTGATCCGGTTTCACGGCATGTATGAGCAGGATGATCGTGATATTCGCGCCGAACGCGTAGAGCAGAAACTGGAACCGCTGAAAAACGTGATGCTGCGCTGCCGGATGCCCGGCGGTGTCATTACCCCGGCCCAGTGGCTGGGCATTGACGAGTTTGCCGCCAGTCATACAATGTATGGCAGCATCCGCATTACCAATCGCCAGACCTTTCAGTATCACGGCGTATTAAAGCAGAATATTCGTCCGGTACACCAGTGGCTGCATCAATTGGGCCTGGATTCGATCGCCACGGCGGGCGATGTCAATCGCAATGTGCTGTGTACGTCCAATCCGGTAGAGTCCGAGCTGCATGTACAAGCCTGGGAATGGGCCAAGAAAATTTCCGAGCATCTGCTGCCCAAGACCCAGGCTTACGCGGAAATCTGGCTGGATGGATGA